One genomic segment of Sorex araneus isolate mSorAra2 chromosome X, mSorAra2.pri, whole genome shotgun sequence includes these proteins:
- the SH3YL1 gene encoding SH3 domain-containing YSC84-like protein 1 isoform X2, protein MNNPIPSNLKSEAKKAAKILREFTEITSRNGPDKLIPAHVIAKAKGLAILSVIKAGFLVTARGGSGIVLARLPDGKWSAPSAIGIAGLGGGFEIGIEVSDLVIILNYDRAVEAFAKGGNLTLGGNFTVAVGPLGRNLEGNVALRSSAAVFTYCKSRGLFAGISLEGSCLIERKETNRKFYCQDIRAYDILFGDIPRPAQAEDLYEILDSFTEKYEHEGQRINARKAAKEQRKPPARELPPEPLSRPQRPSAQVQVNSGSQDTRNEYKLYPELSGFGERVGCSSQPIEVTALYSFQGQQPGDLNFQAGDKITVISKTDSHFDWWEGKLRGQTGIFPANYVTMN, encoded by the exons TGAATAACCCTATACCTTCCAATTTGAAATCAGAAGCAAAAAAGGCTGCTAAGATTCTAAGAGAATTCACAGAAATAACTTCCAGAAATGGCCCTGATAAGCTCATCCCTG CCCACGTGATTGCCAAAGCGAAGGGTCTTGCAATTCTGTCTGTGATAAAAGCTGGATTTCTGGTAACTGCCAGAGGAGGCAGTGGAATTGTATTGGCTCGTCTTCCAGATGGAA AGTGGTCTGCACCCTCAGCTATTGGGATTGCCGGGCTCGGTGGAGGATTTGAAATAGGAATTGAG GTGTCAGATTTGGTCATCATTTTGAATTACGACAGAGCAGTTGAAGCTTTTGCAAAGGGTGGCAACCTGACTCTTGGAGGGAATTTCACTGTGGCTGTCGGGCCCTTAGGaag GAATTTAGAGGGAAATGTTGCCCTCAGAAGCTCTGCAGCTGTCTTTACATATTGCAAATCAAGGGGACTCTTTGCTGGCATATCTTTGGAAGGTAGCTGTTTGattgaaaggaaagaaactaaTCGAAA ATTTTATTGCCAAGATATCCGTGCTTATGATATTTTGTTTGGAGATATACCACGGCCTGCCCAAGCTGAAGATCTTTATGAGATTCTTGATTCTTTTACTGAAAAGTATGAACATGAAGGACAGCGAATCAATGCGAGAAAAGCAGCAAAGGAGCAGAGGAAGCCTCCT GCTAGAGAATTACCTCCAGAACCTTTGTCAAGACCCCAGCGTCCCTCTGCACAGGTCCAAGTGAACTCTGGTTCTCAAG ATACTAGAAATGAATATAAGCTCTATCCTGAACTTTCTGGCTTTGGTGAAAGAGTTG GCTGTTCAAGTCAACCCATAGAAGTGACAGCACTGTACTCTTTTCAAGGACAACAGCCAGGGGATTTGAATTTTCAAGCTGGAGACAAGATCACTGTTATATCAAAAACAGATTCCCATTTTGACTGGTGGGAAGGAAAGCTTCGAGGTCAAACTGGCATTTTTCCAGCCAACTATGTTACCATGAATTAA
- the SH3YL1 gene encoding SH3 domain-containing YSC84-like protein 1 isoform X1 → MVQLSVNNPIPSNLKSEAKKAAKILREFTEITSRNGPDKLIPAHVIAKAKGLAILSVIKAGFLVTARGGSGIVLARLPDGKWSAPSAIGIAGLGGGFEIGIEVSDLVIILNYDRAVEAFAKGGNLTLGGNFTVAVGPLGRNLEGNVALRSSAAVFTYCKSRGLFAGISLEGSCLIERKETNRKFYCQDIRAYDILFGDIPRPAQAEDLYEILDSFTEKYEHEGQRINARKAAKEQRKPPARELPPEPLSRPQRPSAQVQVNSGSQDTRNEYKLYPELSGFGERVGCSSQPIEVTALYSFQGQQPGDLNFQAGDKITVISKTDSHFDWWEGKLRGQTGIFPANYVTMN, encoded by the exons ATGGTGCAATTATCAG TGAATAACCCTATACCTTCCAATTTGAAATCAGAAGCAAAAAAGGCTGCTAAGATTCTAAGAGAATTCACAGAAATAACTTCCAGAAATGGCCCTGATAAGCTCATCCCTG CCCACGTGATTGCCAAAGCGAAGGGTCTTGCAATTCTGTCTGTGATAAAAGCTGGATTTCTGGTAACTGCCAGAGGAGGCAGTGGAATTGTATTGGCTCGTCTTCCAGATGGAA AGTGGTCTGCACCCTCAGCTATTGGGATTGCCGGGCTCGGTGGAGGATTTGAAATAGGAATTGAG GTGTCAGATTTGGTCATCATTTTGAATTACGACAGAGCAGTTGAAGCTTTTGCAAAGGGTGGCAACCTGACTCTTGGAGGGAATTTCACTGTGGCTGTCGGGCCCTTAGGaag GAATTTAGAGGGAAATGTTGCCCTCAGAAGCTCTGCAGCTGTCTTTACATATTGCAAATCAAGGGGACTCTTTGCTGGCATATCTTTGGAAGGTAGCTGTTTGattgaaaggaaagaaactaaTCGAAA ATTTTATTGCCAAGATATCCGTGCTTATGATATTTTGTTTGGAGATATACCACGGCCTGCCCAAGCTGAAGATCTTTATGAGATTCTTGATTCTTTTACTGAAAAGTATGAACATGAAGGACAGCGAATCAATGCGAGAAAAGCAGCAAAGGAGCAGAGGAAGCCTCCT GCTAGAGAATTACCTCCAGAACCTTTGTCAAGACCCCAGCGTCCCTCTGCACAGGTCCAAGTGAACTCTGGTTCTCAAG ATACTAGAAATGAATATAAGCTCTATCCTGAACTTTCTGGCTTTGGTGAAAGAGTTG GCTGTTCAAGTCAACCCATAGAAGTGACAGCACTGTACTCTTTTCAAGGACAACAGCCAGGGGATTTGAATTTTCAAGCTGGAGACAAGATCACTGTTATATCAAAAACAGATTCCCATTTTGACTGGTGGGAAGGAAAGCTTCGAGGTCAAACTGGCATTTTTCCAGCCAACTATGTTACCATGAATTAA